CCTTGAGCTGAAGGTGAAGGAGAGAACCAAGGAGCTGAACAGGGCCAACAGGGATCTCATCAAGGAGCTGAACGAGAGGATCGAGACCGAGAAGAAGTTAAGGGAGTCGGAGAAGAGACTCCGATTTCTATCTTCCCAGCTGATGACGGCCCAGGAGCGGGAGAGGAAGAGGATAGCCCAGGAGCTTCACGACAGCATCGGCCAATACCTTACTACGATAAAATTGAGGGTCAGGCAGGTTTATGACAATATCTCCGATCCAAATAAAGTTTCTATATTGGAATCGCTCGATACGATAACCACGATCGTGCAGGATACGATCGGGGAGGTCAGAAAGATAGTGATGGATTTGAGGCCCTCCATATTGGACGATCTCGGAATTCAGGCGACCATCAGGTGGTTCTGCCGCGAGTTTAAGATTACCAATTCCAACATAGAAATTACAGAAGAAATTGATATAGAGGAGGAGGAGCTTCTGGACGATTTGAAGATCGTCATGTACAGGATCATTCAGGAAGCATTGAACAACGTTGCAAAACACAGCAAGGCGGATCATATTTCCTTGAGTCTCTTCAGAAAAACGGGTTTTGTGGTCCTGAAAATCGAGGATAACGGCATCGGCCTGGATATAGATCGAGTCATGTCTCAGGATGATTCCTGGGTTCATTTCGGCCTTGCCGGAATGAAGGAGAGGACCGAGTTGTCGGGAGGCTCGTTTTCCATCGAGTCGGACAAGGGTGCCGGAACCGTCATCACGGCCAGGTGGCCCCTTTGATCAAGTCCATATAAAACAAGGTAAGTCCGACACAACGGCCTTGGTTCATAAAGCTATCAGAGTTTGAGATTTCAACCGCGAATATATCAAAAAAGCTGGGGGCCGGCTATCCAACGGCCCTTTAATCCAAAAGCCTCGTCAGGCGCTGCACAGCGACGGCGGCATCGCAAATCCGACTTAAGGGTTAGGCGGGAGCCGGTGATTCATACTTTAACGGATGGCGCAGGGTGAGGCAGGGAAGCCGGGAGGAGGGGCGGCCGGAAGAGTCCCTGTTTTCGGTATCTTGGAGCGAAAAGGGGAGATCGCCGCCGGGGTCGTCCCCAATGTCTCCGCAGAGATATTGTCGGGGCTTATCGTCGAGAAGGGGCAAAGGGGGAAAAATAGTCTATACCGACGGATTTAGAAACTGTTTCCCATTGATGTTATGTGGGTACAGGCATCTAACAATTGTCTAAAAACTTTTCTTTAGGCAGAGGTTTATATCAAATGGGTTTGGGGCAACGACGTTTAGGGGCTCCGGTCTTTTGCCGGGGCCGGTTAATAGAAAAACACGTAGTCTCAAACATAAATTCTCTAATTAGTTGAGGGGATTTAAAGAGACGTGGTTTTGTTATAATAATCGCCGCGGTGATATTTTTGAAATTATTGAAATTGCGCTTTCTTATCTGACCAATTTGGCGAGTATCCGCTTACAATTCCCCGGGGAATATTAAAATAGTAATAATAGCCTCTATTGACCGGCAAGCTCGGGTGGCAATCCCTACTCCGAGATGAGTCCCCTCTCGATTGCGAAGGCCGTCAGAGACTGCACGTTGTGGATGTCCAATTTCTTCATAAGATTCGCCCTGTGCTTCTCAACGGTCTTTGCGCTTATGAAAAGGAGATTTGCAATCTCCTTATTCTTGTAACCCTCGGCGATCAATTTCAGTATCTCCCGCTCCCTCTGGGTCAAGGTCTCCCAGGACGTGTCGGTCTTTATGCTCTTTTTTCCTTCAAGGTATCCCTCTATTACCTTCTTTGAGACGCTGGGGGAGAGAAATGATTTCCCCTCCAGGACGGTCTTTATGGCGAGAAAAAGCTCTTTGTGGTCGGCGTCTTTTAGTATGTAACCGTTCGCGCCCGCCCTCAAGGCCTCCAGTATATATTCCTCCATGTTGTGAATCGTCAAAACGAGGATCTTAGTTTCGGGACATCTCTTTTTGATCTCGACGATGGCGCTCATTCCACTCATCTTCGGCATGGACAGGTCCATAAGGACCAAATCCGGCCTGACATCGTTCACGGAACGAATGGCCTCGGCGCCGTCCTTGGCCTCGCCGGCTATCTCGAATTCGGGATGGGATGATATAAGGGCCTTTAGACCCTCTCTCAGGATCGTGTGGTCTTCGGCTATGACAATTCTCGTTTTCTGGGGCATAAATACTGCTTTTCCCCCATAAAAATAAAGTCATTACCCTATTTATCATATTGGAATTAGATAGTAAAGTTAAAAGTATAGTGAATATATAGATAGTATTTTAAGTAAAATACTTGGAAAAAGCATTTTATCGGCCTTTTCATCG
Above is a window of Candidatus Zymogenus saltonus DNA encoding:
- a CDS encoding response regulator, whose product is MEDDEGLASLIKKKLLRENFEIDIAVNGEDGLAMLERKSYDIVAIDYDIPIYNGLEVIQAMSNIENPPPAIMITGEGSEDLAVEAMKLGVGDYVVKDFNGRYIELIPTVIKRVLKQHKLAIEKKMADEALKRAKDNLELKVKERTKELNRANRDLIKELNERIETEKKLRESEKRLRFLSSQLMTAQERERKRIAQELHDSIGQYLTTIKLRVRQVYDNISDPNKVSILESLDTITTIVQDTIGEVRKIVMDLRPSILDDLGIQATIRWFCREFKITNSNIEITEEIDIEEEELLDDLKIVMYRIIQEALNNVAKHSKADHISLSLFRKTGFVVLKIEDNGIGLDIDRVMSQDDSWVHFGLAGMKERTELSGGSFSIESDKGAGTVITARWPL
- a CDS encoding response regulator transcription factor is translated as MPQKTRIVIAEDHTILREGLKALISSHPEFEIAGEAKDGAEAIRSVNDVRPDLVLMDLSMPKMSGMSAIVEIKKRCPETKILVLTIHNMEEYILEALRAGANGYILKDADHKELFLAIKTVLEGKSFLSPSVSKKVIEGYLEGKKSIKTDTSWETLTQREREILKLIAEGYKNKEIANLLFISAKTVEKHRANLMKKLDIHNVQSLTAFAIERGLISE